In the genome of Pseudomonas fluorescens, the window TTACCGCCTGACGTCCTTTCGGATCATCCACAGTGGTTTGCGCAATTACCTGCAAACCACTGAGGATGAACACGGATGAACATCTCCCGCAGCACATTTATGCTGCCCTTTATCGCCTGTCTGCCGCTCATGGCCAGCGCGGCGCCCCCCCCTGCGACACAAGACTTCGTACTGGATAACGGCCTCAAGGTTGTCGTGCGCGAGGACCACCGCTCCCCCATCGTCACCGCCCAACTCTGGATCAAGGCCGGTTCAAGCTACGAACCACCCGGCCAGTCGGGCCTGTCCCACGCCCTCGAACATATGGTCTACAAAGGCAGCAGCAAGGCCTGCGCCGGAGAGTTCGCAGCAATACTGGAAAAACTTGGCGCCAATCAAAACGCATTTACCGGCACCGATTACACGGTTTTTTACCAGACACTGCCTTCCGGCCGCACTGGCGTCGCTTTCGAAATACTGGCCGACCTGATGAGTACGGCAAAGCTGGATGCACAGGACTTCACACCCGAGCTCAAGGTCATTCAGGAGGAGCGTCGGATGCGCGTTGATGATGAAATCACCGCGTCGGCTCACGAACGACTGAACAGCATTGCCTACCCGGCCAGCGGCTACCGCACCCCGACGATTGGCTGGATGCACGACCTGCAACGAATGAACGCCGTGCAATTGCGGCAGTGGTATCAGGCTTGGTATTCGCCAAGCAATGCGACGCTGGTGGTCGTTGGCGATGTTGCGCCTGAGCGGATCAAGGCCCTGGCACAGCAGCATTTCGGCCATCTGGAACGACGTGCGACACCTGTGACGCCCGCCCCCGTCGAGCTGGCGTCTGCCGGTGAACGGTCACTGACCCTGCATGCACCGATAGCATCCCCACGCCTGATCATGAGCTTCAACGCGCCCAGCCTGGCCACGGCACCGGATCGTCGGACCGCCCATGCCCTGCGCTTGCTCGACATGTTACTGGCCGGATCCAGTAGCGCGCGGATCAAACAGCAACTGCAACTGAGCGAGGCGATATTCACCGAGGCCGACTCAGAGTACGACGCCTTCAATCGCGGCGATTCGTTACTGACCATCAGCACCCAGCTCAACCCGGACAAGCTCAGTGACGCTGACGAAGCCCTCGCCCGTCTGTGGCAAGTGATCGAATCACTGAAGAGCAAGGCACCGGAACCGGCAGAACTGGAGCGCGCGAAAAACCGCCTGATCGCTAACACGGTTTATGCACAGGATGATCTGGAAGGGCAGGCCTACAACTTGGGCCTGCTGGAAACCATTGGCCTCGACTGGCGGCTGGCCGATCAGGATACGGATGCGCTGAACAAGGTCACGCCCCTGGATATTCAACAGGTCGCAAAGACTTACCTGACGCGCGAGCGCCTGAGTACCGCGAAAATCCTGCCGGAGAAAAACAATGGATAAGCTCAAAGGCCTCATCAACGGATTGATCCTGGTCGGCATGCTGTCGAGTGCACAGTCCCCTGCCACTGCAACCACGGCGCCCCAGAAGCCAGCGCTGCAATCGCTCAATGAACCACAGACTCCGGCGACCCACCGCACACTGCCGATCAAGGGTTACAAAACCCTCAGTGGAACGAAGATCCTGTTCATCCGCACCCCTGGCCTGCCGATGTTCGATGCCCTTGTGAGCTTTGCCGCCGGCAGCGCCCACACATCACATCAACCCGGCCTGGCCGCGGTCACCGTTAGCCTTTTGAATGAGGGCGTAGATGGCAAGGACATCAATGCCATACAGGCGACGTTCGATAATCTGGGAGCAAGGATGAATATGGGTACCAGCCACGACCGAACCTGGTTTTCCCTGCGTAGCCTGAGTGACGAATCACAGCGCACTCCAGCGCTTGAATTGTTTGCCCAGGTACTCGGCAAGCCGCTGTTACCGCAAGAGTCTCTGCCTACGGTGAAATCCCAACTGCAGTACTTTCTGGACCTTGAAGATCAGTCCCATGCCGCTCAAGTCCGACAAGCGAACCTCGGCCAGCTGTTTCCCGACCACGGTTATGCCCAGTCCCTCTACGGAACCAGGGCCGGACTGACCGCCATTACCCGCACCCAAGTGCAAGACTTTCATCGCGAGGCTTATGCCGCGGGCAATGCCCAGATCACACTGGTCGGCGATCTCACGGAGGAAGAAGCCCAACGCATCGGTGCGCAGATATCCGCGGCCCTGCCCCCGGGACCGGCCACTGCGGCGATCCAGCCAGTGGCAAGTCCAGCTGCTCCAGGTCTGCTGCGCATTGAACGACCATCGACCCAGGCCTACCTGCGCCTTGCCCAGCCAAGTGTCCTGCGAAGCAGTCCTGACTATGACGCACTGCAGATGTCCATGCGGATTTTCACCAACCGACTGACCAATGAACTGCGTGAACGCCGAGGCCTGACCTACCACGTTGAAGCCGACCTCTCGGCCCTTCAGGCGCAAGGATGGCTGACCATTGAATTGCAGACCCGACCTGAGCAGGCCGATGCCGTGCTGGCCCATATCAAGACGATGTTCAGCGACTTCCTCACCCAGGGGCCGACCCAACAGGAACTCAACGACATCCAACAGCATCTGGCCAGTAGCGCGCCATTGGGCCGCGCCACCAATGCACAGATTTTGAGCCGACTGCACAACATCAGCATCCACAATCTGCCGCTGGATCTCGACTTTTCCACGCAAGCGGCCTTGGAGCTGAACCTCGCATCAATCACGAGCGCCCTCAACCGGCATCACCACGCCGACCAATGGCGCGTTGTCATCCTGGGGCCGAAGACAGATCAACAACCGTTGCCAGCTCCAATCGAAAGCACAACCAACGCCATGTGTCGCGCACCTGAAGAGATTGTGGCAAGTTAGTTACCCACGACGACGCGGTCGCGGCGCTGTCCCGCCGCGTCTTCGGGCAGACTCATGAGCACTTTCTTCGAGAATCGCTGTGCACCTGCACCCTGCAATGGCCCAACCACCACCGTTCACCCCCGCCTTCGGCATCGGCAATCCGCACTTGCAAACCTTGTGGGGGCCGCTGTGGCGTAAAACCGTGCACATCGGCCGCGAACGCGAACGTCTTTGGCTTGAAGACGGCGACTTCCTCGACCTCGACTGGCACGGCCCGCACATTGCCGATGCGCCGTTGGTGCTGGTGCTGCACGGGCTCACCGGTTCGTCGAATTCTCCTTACGTGGCCGGTATGCAAAAAGCCCTGGGCGACCGAGGCTGGGCTAGCGTCGCGCTGAACTGGCGTGGCTGTTCGGGCGAACCCAATCTGTTGCCGCGCAGCTACCATTCCGGCGCCAGCGAAGACCTGGCCGAAACCATCAGGCACTTGCGGGCCAAACGGCCTCTCGCTCCGCTGTATGCTGTCGGCTACTCATTGGGCGGCAATATCCTGCTCAAGCATTTGGGCGAGACCGGCAGCGACAGCGGCGTGATGGGTGCCGTGGCGGTGTCGGTGCCATTCCGCCTGGACCAGTGCGCCGACCGCATCGACCAAGGCTTCTCAAAAGTCTATCAGGCACATTTCATGCGCGAGATGCTCGCCTACATCAAGAACAAGCAGCGACAGTTCCAGCACGACGGACGCGAGGAGGGCCTGGCAGCCCTGGCGGCGCTTGGCTCGCTGGAAAACATGCGCACGTTCTGGGACTTCGATGGCCGGGTTACCGCACCGCTGAACGGTTTTGTCGATGCCGAGGATTACTATCGTCGCGCTTCAAGCCGCTATTTCCTTGGCGAAATTCGCACGCCGACCTTGATGATTCAGGCCGCCGACGACCCCTTCGTGTTTCCCCACAGCCTGCCGCACGTCGATGAATTGTCCGCTTGCACGCAATTCGAACTGCAAGCCAAGGGCGGGCATGTCGGCTTCGTCGACGGTACGCTCAGGCAACCGGGTTACTACCTGGAGCGGCGCATCCCCGAGTGGCTAGCCGCCATAGGGCGCACTTGAATCATGGACGCTGACCAAGGCGAGTCGATCCACTTCTGGCAAACCCCGCCGCTGGCCGGGGTCGAGTTGTTGTCCGCCCGCTACATCGATCATCGTTTCGCCCCCCACGTGCATGACGGCTATGTGATCGGCATGATCATGGCCGGCGCCCAGCGTTATCGCTATCGCGGCGCCGAACACCTGGCGGGCAGCGGCACGCTGGTGCTGATCAACCCTGATGAACTGCACACCGGCCACAAAGGCACCGAGGATGGCTGGCTTTACCGGGCGTTTTATCCGGACAGCGGGCAGATAACCTCGCTGCTGGCTGAACTCGAACTGCCGACCCACCACTTGCCAGCCTTCGGTGCCACGCTGTATCGCGATCAGGATCTGGTGAACGGCTTCTGCCAACTCCACCGCCTGCTGGAAAGCCCCGCCACCGCATTGCAGCAACAAACGGTCTGGCGCGAACTGGTGTTGTCGCTGTTGCAGCGTCATGCGGCGGTGCCCGATGCCGATAAACCTGGCAAGGAACACCGGGCCGTGAGCCTGGCCAAGGAATTGCTGCTCGCGCAATTGGCAGCACCGCCCTCATTGGAGGCGCTGGCGGCGGCGGTCAACCTCTCGCCCTTCCATTTCGCCCGAGTGTTCCGCCGCGCCACCGGCATGCCGCCGCACACCTGGCTGATGCAACAGCGCATCGCCCGGGCGCGGGCGTTGCTGCAAAGTGGTTGTCTGCCGCTGGAAGTCGCGATGCAACTGGGGTTTGCCGACCAGAGCCATCTGAGCCGGCAGTTCAAGCAGGTGTATGGGGTTGGACCGGGGGCGTATCGCAGTGCAAAGCGGGGGACTTGAGGCTTAACGAAGTCTCAAAAACACCATCCATCCCTGTGGGAGCGAGCTTGCTCGCGATGGCGGCTTAACAATCAAAATCAATATTGAATGTAACGGCCCCATCGCGAGCAAGCTCGCTCCCACAAGGTTTCGTGGTGCTTATTCGTCCGTGGCAATGCCCCGCGCAGGCTCGTTGATCCATTCGCTCCACGACCCGGCATACAACGAACCCAACGGATAACCGGCCAGGCACAACGCAAACAGGTTGTGGCACGCCGTCACGCCGGAACCGCAGTACGCCACCAGATCATTCGGTGAACGATCACCCAGTTTTGCGGCAAAACGCTGCCTGAGCTGATCGGCCGGCAGGAAGCGCCCGTCACTGCCCAGGTTCTCGGTAAACGCCGCACACTGGGCGCCAGGAATGTGCCCGGCAATCGGATCGATTGGTTCTACTTCACCCTTGAAACGCGGTAGTGCGCGGGCATCGAGCAGGGTCAGCTCCGGCTGCGCGAGGCGCTTTTGCAAATGCTCGGCACTGATCAGCAACGCCGTGTCAGGACTGCCGGTGAAGGAGCCACGAGTAATCGCCGGCGCATCCAGGCTCAGCGGCAAACCGGCCGCGTGCCAGGCCTTGAGACCGCCATCGAGAATGAATACACCATCGCGTTTGCCCAACCACGCCAGTAACCACCAGGCCCGCGCCGCATAGGCACCCGGGCCGTCGTCATACAGAACCACTTCGCTATCGGCGTTGATTCCCCAGGCTTGCAGGCGCTCGATCAGTTGCGCCGGCTCGGGTAACGGATGACGCCCGGTCACGCCCTTGACCACCGCGCCACTCAGGTCACGCTCAAGGTCGGCATAGCTCGAACCGGCGATGTGCCCTTCGGCATAGCTGCGCTGACCGTAATCCGGGTCTTCGAGGGCAAAACGACAATCCAGAATCACCAGCCCCGGCTGGTCCTTTTTCAGGTCCAGTGCTTGCGGGCTGATCAGTTGCGCAATGGGCATAGCGGGCTCCTGTGATTAAGTCGGTTGATCCTACTGTACTTCTTCCAGTGCCTGGGCCAGGGGCACGTAAAACTCTTCGAACAAGGCGCTGACCGCATCGCGGGCCTCATCCGTGACAAACCCGGCTTCCAGCACCAGCACCTGATACACACCGCGTTTAATGGCCTGCTCACTCAGGTGGCTGGAGTTCTCTCGCGTGGTGCACAGGAAGCGCACCCAAGACGTGAGGATGATCCAGGCATTGAGCGTCAGGGACTCGATCTGCACCTTGTCCATCTTCAGGATGCCGGCGGCGACGAAACCTTCGTAGATCGCCGAACCCTGGATCAGGCAGCGCTGGGAGAAGCGTCGATAGCGGTCGGCCAGGTCCGGATCGCTGTCGAGCAAATGTTCGAGATCGCGATGCAGAAACCGGTAGCGCCACATCGCCGACAGCAGTTCCTTGAGGTAGAAGCGTTTGTCTTCCACCGTGGCGGCACGGCCCAGAGGCGGGCGCAGGAAGCTGTCCACCAGGCTTTCGTACTCGCTGAACAGCACGGCGATGATCGCCTGCTTGTTAGGGAAGTGGTAGTACAGGTTACCCGGGGAAATTTCCATGTGGGCAGCAATGTGGTTGGTGCTGATGCTGCGCTCGCCCTGCTGGTTGAACAGCTCCAGGCTGTTCTGCACGATGCGCTCGCTGGTTTTGATCCGTGGGGCCATGGCTTGAGCTTTAATTCAGAGTGCGTTGACGGGCATCTTAGATCTATCCGCGAGCGGATAAAACAAAGCTGTTCCAGGATGTCATTTGACTTTTTAGAGTATAGACTCTAAAAAGAGCCTCATTACAATAAATCCGGAGCCGACCATGACTGCTGAAATTTCCTACCTGCAGAACCTACAGCAGCCGCTGGAAGAGCTTCAGGCCCTGTTCGACTCCCAGCGTGCCGCCTACGCCGCCAACCCGATGCCACCGGCCGCGCAGCGCCAGCAATGGCTCAAGGCACTAAAGGATTTGTTGAACAATGAACGCCAGGCCCTGATCGATGCGATCAGCCAGGACTTCAGCCATCGCAGCGCCGATGAAACCCTGCTCGCCGAACTGATGCCCAGCCTGCACGGCATCCATTACGCCAGCAAACACCTCAAGGGCTGGATGCGAGCCTCGCGACGCAAGGTAGGCGCAGCCTTCCAGCCGGCTTCGGCCAAAGTGGTTTACCAACCGCTGGGCGTGGTCGGGGTCATCGTGCCGTGGAACTACCCGCTGTACCTGGCCATCGGCCCGTTGGTCGGCGCGCTGTCGGCGGGCAATCGGGTCATGCTCAAGCTCAGTGAGTCGACCCCCGCGACCGGCCTGCTGATGAAGCAACTGCTGGCGCGAATCTTCCCCGAAGACCTGGTTTGCGTGGTCCTGGGCGAGGCGGATATGGGCGTGGCGTTTTCACGCCTGCCGTTCGATCACCTGCTGTTCACCGGCGCCACCAGCATCGGCAAACACGTGATGCGCGCCGCTGCGGAAAACCTGACCCCGGTGACCCTGGAACTGGGCGGCAAGTCCCCAGCCATTGTTTCTCACGACGTGCCGCTCAAGGATGCCGCCGAGCGCATCGCCTTCGGCAAGACCCTGAATGCCGGCCAGACCTGCGTGGCCCCGGACTACGTGCTGGTGCCGGAGGATCGCGTCGGAGGTTTCGTCGAAGCCTATCGCGCAGCCGTCCGCGGGTTTTATCCGACGCTGGCCGACAACCCGGACTACACCGCGATCATCAATGAGCGACAACTGGCGCGTCTCAACGGCTACGTCAGCGACGCCACCAGCAAGGGTGCGCTGCTGATGCCGCTGTTCGACCAGGGCCAGGGCCGCCGCATGAGCCATAGCCTGCTGCTCAACGTCACGGACGAGATGACGGTGATGCAGGACGAAATCTTCGGGCCGCTGCTGCCGATCGTGCCGTACAAGGATCTGGACCAGGCATTTGCCTACATCAACCAGCGCCCTCGCCCACTGGCGCTGTATTACTTCGGCTACGACAAACGCGAACAACAGCGCGTGCTGCACGAAACCCATTCCGGCGGCGTGTGCCTGAACGACACCCTGCTGCACGTCGCCCAGGACGACATGCCGTTTGGCGGTATCGGCGCCTCGGGCATGGGCCACTACCACGGCCATGAAGGGTTCCTGACCTTCAGCAAGGCCAAGGGCGTGTTGATCAAACAGCGGTTCAACGCCGCGAAGTTGATCTATCCGCCGTACGGCAAGTCGATTCAGAAGCTGATCCAGAAGCTGTTCATACGCTAACGATCATCACCGTCGGGTAATAACAATAATGAACCCCAGCCTGTCCGATTCACCCGCGCTGTCACGGCGCGGGCTGCTTAAATTCAGCCTCGGCGCCACAGCTTTCCTCGCCACCGCCGGGCTCGGAGCCAGCCTCAGCGGTTGTTCGTCGAGCGTGCCGGCCAATGGTTTCGTCACGTTACGCAGCGGCGACCTGCTGTTTTTGCGGGCGTTGCTCCCGGTCATGCTCGAAGGTGCCGTGACCGTCGAACGGATGCCCGAGGCTGTCGATGGCACACTGAAAAGCCTGGACTACAACCTCGCTCACCTGTCGCCGGAAATGCTCAAGTTGACCCAACAATTGTTCGATGTGCTGGGCATGGCCGTGACCCGCGGACCGTTGACCGGGGTCTGGGGCAGCTGGGAGAACGCCAGTGCCAACGACATCCGAGCCTTTCTCGATCGCTGGGAAAACAGCTCGTTGAGCCTATTGCGCATGGGTCACAGTTCCTTGCTGCAACTGGTGATGATGGCCTGGTACGGCCGCAAGGAATCGTGGGCGCATTGCGGGTATCCCGGGCCGCCTACGGTCTGAAATCGAGTCGCCCCTATCGCGAGCAGGCTCGCTCCCACAATTGACCGTGTACCTCAATAATAAAAAGAGAACCCGAAGATGCCCGTACCCGATCCGTTCCGCGAAGGCATGGCCCGAGGCTGGAAAACCTACAACGGCTCGCAACTGACCCAGGACCTGACACTCGAAGCGGACGTGGCGATCATCGGCAGCGGTGCCGGCGGCGGCACCACCGCCGAAATCCTCAGCGCGGCCGGCTACAAGGTGCTGCTGATCGAAGAAGGCCCGCTCAAGACCAGCAGCGACTTCAAGATGCTCGAAGACCAGGCCTACGCCAACCTTTACCAGGAAGGCATCGGCCGCATGAGCAAGGACGGCGCGATCACCATCCTCCAGGGCCGGGCGGTAGGCGGCACCACGCTGATCAACTGGACCTCCAGTTTCCGCACCCCGGAGCCGACTCTGGAACACTGGGCCAAAGAGCACAACGTCAAGGGCCACAGCCCGACGGAAATGGCGCCGTGGTTCGAGAAAATGGAGCAGCGCCTGGGCGTCGCGCCGTGGATGGTGCCACCCAACGCCAACAATGATGTGATCCGCAAGGGCTGCGAAGCACTGAATTACTCTTGGCACGTCATCCCGCGCAACGTTCGCGGCTGCTGGAACCTCGGCTACTGCGGCATGGGCTGCCCGACCAATG includes:
- a CDS encoding pitrilysin family protein, with protein sequence MNISRSTFMLPFIACLPLMASAAPPPATQDFVLDNGLKVVVREDHRSPIVTAQLWIKAGSSYEPPGQSGLSHALEHMVYKGSSKACAGEFAAILEKLGANQNAFTGTDYTVFYQTLPSGRTGVAFEILADLMSTAKLDAQDFTPELKVIQEERRMRVDDEITASAHERLNSIAYPASGYRTPTIGWMHDLQRMNAVQLRQWYQAWYSPSNATLVVVGDVAPERIKALAQQHFGHLERRATPVTPAPVELASAGERSLTLHAPIASPRLIMSFNAPSLATAPDRRTAHALRLLDMLLAGSSSARIKQQLQLSEAIFTEADSEYDAFNRGDSLLTISTQLNPDKLSDADEALARLWQVIESLKSKAPEPAELERAKNRLIANTVYAQDDLEGQAYNLGLLETIGLDWRLADQDTDALNKVTPLDIQQVAKTYLTRERLSTAKILPEKNNG
- a CDS encoding pitrilysin family protein: MDKLKGLINGLILVGMLSSAQSPATATTAPQKPALQSLNEPQTPATHRTLPIKGYKTLSGTKILFIRTPGLPMFDALVSFAAGSAHTSHQPGLAAVTVSLLNEGVDGKDINAIQATFDNLGARMNMGTSHDRTWFSLRSLSDESQRTPALELFAQVLGKPLLPQESLPTVKSQLQYFLDLEDQSHAAQVRQANLGQLFPDHGYAQSLYGTRAGLTAITRTQVQDFHREAYAAGNAQITLVGDLTEEEAQRIGAQISAALPPGPATAAIQPVASPAAPGLLRIERPSTQAYLRLAQPSVLRSSPDYDALQMSMRIFTNRLTNELRERRGLTYHVEADLSALQAQGWLTIELQTRPEQADAVLAHIKTMFSDFLTQGPTQQELNDIQQHLASSAPLGRATNAQILSRLHNISIHNLPLDLDFSTQAALELNLASITSALNRHHHADQWRVVILGPKTDQQPLPAPIESTTNAMCRAPEEIVAS
- a CDS encoding hydrolase is translated as MAQPPPFTPAFGIGNPHLQTLWGPLWRKTVHIGRERERLWLEDGDFLDLDWHGPHIADAPLVLVLHGLTGSSNSPYVAGMQKALGDRGWASVALNWRGCSGEPNLLPRSYHSGASEDLAETIRHLRAKRPLAPLYAVGYSLGGNILLKHLGETGSDSGVMGAVAVSVPFRLDQCADRIDQGFSKVYQAHFMREMLAYIKNKQRQFQHDGREEGLAALAALGSLENMRTFWDFDGRVTAPLNGFVDAEDYYRRASSRYFLGEIRTPTLMIQAADDPFVFPHSLPHVDELSACTQFELQAKGGHVGFVDGTLRQPGYYLERRIPEWLAAIGRT
- a CDS encoding AraC family transcriptional regulator → MDADQGESIHFWQTPPLAGVELLSARYIDHRFAPHVHDGYVIGMIMAGAQRYRYRGAEHLAGSGTLVLINPDELHTGHKGTEDGWLYRAFYPDSGQITSLLAELELPTHHLPAFGATLYRDQDLVNGFCQLHRLLESPATALQQQTVWRELVLSLLQRHAAVPDADKPGKEHRAVSLAKELLLAQLAAPPSLEALAAAVNLSPFHFARVFRRATGMPPHTWLMQQRIARARALLQSGCLPLEVAMQLGFADQSHLSRQFKQVYGVGPGAYRSAKRGT
- a CDS encoding sulfurtransferase is translated as MPIAQLISPQALDLKKDQPGLVILDCRFALEDPDYGQRSYAEGHIAGSSYADLERDLSGAVVKGVTGRHPLPEPAQLIERLQAWGINADSEVVLYDDGPGAYAARAWWLLAWLGKRDGVFILDGGLKAWHAAGLPLSLDAPAITRGSFTGSPDTALLISAEHLQKRLAQPELTLLDARALPRFKGEVEPIDPIAGHIPGAQCAAFTENLGSDGRFLPADQLRQRFAAKLGDRSPNDLVAYCGSGVTACHNLFALCLAGYPLGSLYAGSWSEWINEPARGIATDE
- a CDS encoding TetR/AcrR family transcriptional regulator, whose amino-acid sequence is MAPRIKTSERIVQNSLELFNQQGERSISTNHIAAHMEISPGNLYYHFPNKQAIIAVLFSEYESLVDSFLRPPLGRAATVEDKRFYLKELLSAMWRYRFLHRDLEHLLDSDPDLADRYRRFSQRCLIQGSAIYEGFVAAGILKMDKVQIESLTLNAWIILTSWVRFLCTTRENSSHLSEQAIKRGVYQVLVLEAGFVTDEARDAVSALFEEFYVPLAQALEEVQ
- a CDS encoding coniferyl aldehyde dehydrogenase; this translates as MTAEISYLQNLQQPLEELQALFDSQRAAYAANPMPPAAQRQQWLKALKDLLNNERQALIDAISQDFSHRSADETLLAELMPSLHGIHYASKHLKGWMRASRRKVGAAFQPASAKVVYQPLGVVGVIVPWNYPLYLAIGPLVGALSAGNRVMLKLSESTPATGLLMKQLLARIFPEDLVCVVLGEADMGVAFSRLPFDHLLFTGATSIGKHVMRAAAENLTPVTLELGGKSPAIVSHDVPLKDAAERIAFGKTLNAGQTCVAPDYVLVPEDRVGGFVEAYRAAVRGFYPTLADNPDYTAIINERQLARLNGYVSDATSKGALLMPLFDQGQGRRMSHSLLLNVTDEMTVMQDEIFGPLLPIVPYKDLDQAFAYINQRPRPLALYYFGYDKREQQRVLHETHSGGVCLNDTLLHVAQDDMPFGGIGASGMGHYHGHEGFLTFSKAKGVLIKQRFNAAKLIYPPYGKSIQKLIQKLFIR
- a CDS encoding twin-arginine translocation pathway signal protein translates to MNPSLSDSPALSRRGLLKFSLGATAFLATAGLGASLSGCSSSVPANGFVTLRSGDLLFLRALLPVMLEGAVTVERMPEAVDGTLKSLDYNLAHLSPEMLKLTQQLFDVLGMAVTRGPLTGVWGSWENASANDIRAFLDRWENSSLSLLRMGHSSLLQLVMMAWYGRKESWAHCGYPGPPTV